One segment of Rosa chinensis cultivar Old Blush chromosome 6, RchiOBHm-V2, whole genome shotgun sequence DNA contains the following:
- the LOC112172257 gene encoding protein LAZ1 homolog 1 isoform X2, with product MGWRGRLCSSFFLFTLVSSSRVGDMWPVNLSAESAVAISWPILSASMFVLVALFLSMYLIFEHLAAYNQPEFVSLLDSNAAFNWEAIRDCYEAFALYCFERYLIACLGGEKRTIEFMESQSIVDSSTPLLKEEYAYGVVEHPFPLNCFIRDWDLGPAFYHAVKVGIVQYMILKLICALLAMILQSFGVYGEGKFDWRYGYPYLAVVLNFSQTWALYCLVQFYSVIKDKLQPIKPLAKFLTFKSIVFLTWWQGVAVAFLFSMGAFKGALAQELKTRIQDYIICIEMGVAAVVHLYVFPAVPYKRGERCVRNVAVMADYASLGAPPDPEEVRDCERSTRIHLQRHDEREKRLNFPQSVRDVIFGSGEIIVDDMKYTVSHVVEPVERGFAKINKTLHQISENVKRHEEQRRSAKDDSYLIPLSSWNREFSEVHENLVEGSVSDSGLSSGRRQHTQSKASTSRPRAGR from the exons ATGGGATGGAGGGGCAGGTTATGttcttcctttttccttttcactTTGGTCTCCTCCAGCAGAGTAGGAGACATGTGGCCTGTCAATCTCAGTGCTGAATCTGCCGTAGCCATCAGCTGGCCAATCCTCAGTGCGAGCATGTTCGTACTAGTTGCACTGTTTCTCTCCATGTATCTTATCTTCGAGCACTTAGCTGCCTATAATCAGCCAGAG TTTGTGTCACTGTTGGACTCAAATGCTGCTTTCAACTGGGAAGCAATCCGGGACTGCTACGAGGCCTTTGcattatattgttttgagagaTACTTGATAGCCTGCTTAG GTGGTGAGAAGCGTACAATTGAATTTATGGAGAGTCAGAGCATAGTCGATTCGAGCACTCCTCTTTTGAAAGAAGAATACGCTTATGGAGTTGTTGAACATCCTTTCCCACTGAATTGCTTTATAAGAGACTGGGATCTTGGTCCAGCATTCTATCATGCTGTGAAAGTAGGCATCGTTCAGTAT ATGATACTGAAATTGATCTGCGCTCTGCTAGCCATGATTCTTCAAAGTTTTGGTGTTTATGGAGAAGGAAAGTTTGACTGGAGATATGG CTACCCTTACTTGGCAGTTGTTCTTAACTTTAGTCAGACATGGGCCCTATACTGCCTTGTGCAGTTCTATTCTGTCATTAAGGACAAACTACAACCTATTAAACCACTGGCGAAGTTTCTAACTTTTAAGTCAATTGTATTCTTGACATGGTGGCAAGGTGTTGCTGTTGCGTTTCTTTTCTCTATGGGTGCCTTTAAAGGGGCCTTGGCGCAGGAGCTGAAAACCCGCATACAAGATTACATCATATGCATAGAG ATGGGTGTTGCTGCGGTGGTCCACCTATATGTCTTCCCGGCAGTACCTTACAAACGTGGAGAAAGATGTGTTCGCAATGTTGCTGTGATGGCTGACTATGCATCACTAGGAGCGCCTCCCGATCCAGAGGAGGTTCGTGATTGTGAAAGATCAACAAGAATTCATCTACAACGGCATGATGAGAGAGAAAAGCGCTTGAATTTCCCCCAGAGTGTTCGTGACGTGATTTTTGGAAGTGGAGAAATT aTTGTTGATGACATGAAGTATACAGTTTCGCATGTGGTAGAACCAGTTGAAAGAGGATTTGCAAAGATAAATAAAACCTTGCATCAGATATCTGAGAATGTGAAACGCCACGAGGAGCAGAGGAGGAGTGCCAAGGATGATAGTTATCTTATCCCCTTGAGTTCATGGAACAGAGAATTTTCTGAAGTCCATGAGAATCTTGTTGAAGGGAGTGTCAGTGACAGTGGTTTGTCCAGTGGGAGGAGACAGCACACCCAGTCTAAAGCTTCAACTTCTCGTCCAAGAGCAGGGAGATGA
- the LOC112172257 gene encoding protein LAZ1 homolog 1 isoform X1 produces the protein MGWRGRLCSSFFLFTLVSSSRVGDMWPVNLSAESAVAISWPILSASMFVLVALFLSMYLIFEHLAAYNQPEEQKFLIGLILMVPVYALESFVSLLDSNAAFNWEAIRDCYEAFALYCFERYLIACLGGEKRTIEFMESQSIVDSSTPLLKEEYAYGVVEHPFPLNCFIRDWDLGPAFYHAVKVGIVQYMILKLICALLAMILQSFGVYGEGKFDWRYGYPYLAVVLNFSQTWALYCLVQFYSVIKDKLQPIKPLAKFLTFKSIVFLTWWQGVAVAFLFSMGAFKGALAQELKTRIQDYIICIEMGVAAVVHLYVFPAVPYKRGERCVRNVAVMADYASLGAPPDPEEVRDCERSTRIHLQRHDEREKRLNFPQSVRDVIFGSGEIIVDDMKYTVSHVVEPVERGFAKINKTLHQISENVKRHEEQRRSAKDDSYLIPLSSWNREFSEVHENLVEGSVSDSGLSSGRRQHTQSKASTSRPRAGR, from the exons ATGGGATGGAGGGGCAGGTTATGttcttcctttttccttttcactTTGGTCTCCTCCAGCAGAGTAGGAGACATGTGGCCTGTCAATCTCAGTGCTGAATCTGCCGTAGCCATCAGCTGGCCAATCCTCAGTGCGAGCATGTTCGTACTAGTTGCACTGTTTCTCTCCATGTATCTTATCTTCGAGCACTTAGCTGCCTATAATCAGCCAGAG GAGCAGAAGTTTTTGATTGGGCTTATTCTGATGGTTCCTGTTTATGCCCTAGAATCA TTTGTGTCACTGTTGGACTCAAATGCTGCTTTCAACTGGGAAGCAATCCGGGACTGCTACGAGGCCTTTGcattatattgttttgagagaTACTTGATAGCCTGCTTAG GTGGTGAGAAGCGTACAATTGAATTTATGGAGAGTCAGAGCATAGTCGATTCGAGCACTCCTCTTTTGAAAGAAGAATACGCTTATGGAGTTGTTGAACATCCTTTCCCACTGAATTGCTTTATAAGAGACTGGGATCTTGGTCCAGCATTCTATCATGCTGTGAAAGTAGGCATCGTTCAGTAT ATGATACTGAAATTGATCTGCGCTCTGCTAGCCATGATTCTTCAAAGTTTTGGTGTTTATGGAGAAGGAAAGTTTGACTGGAGATATGG CTACCCTTACTTGGCAGTTGTTCTTAACTTTAGTCAGACATGGGCCCTATACTGCCTTGTGCAGTTCTATTCTGTCATTAAGGACAAACTACAACCTATTAAACCACTGGCGAAGTTTCTAACTTTTAAGTCAATTGTATTCTTGACATGGTGGCAAGGTGTTGCTGTTGCGTTTCTTTTCTCTATGGGTGCCTTTAAAGGGGCCTTGGCGCAGGAGCTGAAAACCCGCATACAAGATTACATCATATGCATAGAG ATGGGTGTTGCTGCGGTGGTCCACCTATATGTCTTCCCGGCAGTACCTTACAAACGTGGAGAAAGATGTGTTCGCAATGTTGCTGTGATGGCTGACTATGCATCACTAGGAGCGCCTCCCGATCCAGAGGAGGTTCGTGATTGTGAAAGATCAACAAGAATTCATCTACAACGGCATGATGAGAGAGAAAAGCGCTTGAATTTCCCCCAGAGTGTTCGTGACGTGATTTTTGGAAGTGGAGAAATT aTTGTTGATGACATGAAGTATACAGTTTCGCATGTGGTAGAACCAGTTGAAAGAGGATTTGCAAAGATAAATAAAACCTTGCATCAGATATCTGAGAATGTGAAACGCCACGAGGAGCAGAGGAGGAGTGCCAAGGATGATAGTTATCTTATCCCCTTGAGTTCATGGAACAGAGAATTTTCTGAAGTCCATGAGAATCTTGTTGAAGGGAGTGTCAGTGACAGTGGTTTGTCCAGTGGGAGGAGACAGCACACCCAGTCTAAAGCTTCAACTTCTCGTCCAAGAGCAGGGAGATGA